From Saccharothrix espanaensis DSM 44229, the proteins below share one genomic window:
- a CDS encoding DUF1697 domain-containing protein, giving the protein MTRFVALLRAVNIGGGSSMAMVELRQVLADSGFSDVQTYIQSGNVVLDADTDDEAEVVARIRRGISDKWGKDVPVLVRSHDEMKAIVAANPYLDVEDDLTKLHVTFLDAVPAADKAAALVPPPGETGVLTLLGREIFLHVPGGYGRTKLQNVFVERKTGTVSTTRNWKSVLKLTELVAG; this is encoded by the coding sequence ATGACGCGCTTCGTCGCACTCCTCCGGGCCGTGAACATCGGCGGCGGCAGCTCCATGGCGATGGTCGAACTGCGCCAGGTGCTGGCCGACAGCGGGTTCTCCGACGTGCAGACCTACATCCAGAGCGGCAACGTCGTGCTCGACGCGGACACCGACGACGAAGCCGAGGTGGTGGCGCGGATCCGGCGCGGGATCTCGGACAAGTGGGGCAAGGACGTCCCGGTGCTGGTGCGCTCGCACGACGAGATGAAGGCGATCGTCGCCGCCAACCCGTACCTCGACGTCGAGGACGACCTGACCAAGCTGCACGTCACGTTCCTCGACGCGGTGCCCGCCGCCGACAAGGCGGCCGCGCTGGTCCCGCCCCCGGGTGAAACGGGCGTGCTGACCCTGCTCGGCCGCGAGATCTTCTTGCACGTTCCTGGCGGTTACGGCCGCACCAAGCTGCAGAACGTGTTCGTGGAGCGGAAGACCGGCACGGTGAGCACGACCCGCAACTGGAAGTCCGTGCTCAAGCTGACCGAGCTGGTCGCCGGCTAA
- a CDS encoding class I adenylate-forming enzyme family protein: MSVPTSALVVPDLLRLRAEQLPAREAINVRGLRTITYGDWDARSNAVAHGLLARIGGRGRGVRVALLYSGDDWIDYAIAYFGVLKAGATAMHVNDSLPVAELERRFAQCEVVGVIHGAPITWEGTADRWSLTTADLDSGDHSAPEVDIRPVDIADILYTSGTTGPAKPFTNPHGTPTYGRGSAALGTLDDTAPLLAPMPMGTTSSSTTVAVLATTTPSPLIVCSPDDPEELARLVAEHGCGTVILTPWTAIRLMAIRPHERYDLSSVKSIGNASAPMPPRIARELLRAMPNAVINSAYAQSEAVPAIMLGTVDPDRPMSVGRVGRGTEMVVVDEHGDPVPTGELGEIWLRSEAPKRLYLDPGLNEKVHAGGWTRTRDLGRATEDGELFLFDRKVDAITTSGRLVSSLEVEAAVYEHPAVREATVIGLPDEERGQAVTAVVVLDGTADDAELLGFLARRLEPHQVPARIHRLPALPRGGTGKVLKFELRRTLARNTPYGGE; encoded by the coding sequence ATGAGCGTTCCCACCTCCGCACTCGTCGTGCCCGACCTGCTGCGCCTGCGGGCCGAGCAGTTGCCCGCGCGCGAAGCCATCAACGTCCGGGGGTTGCGCACGATCACCTACGGGGACTGGGACGCCCGCTCCAACGCGGTGGCGCACGGCCTGCTGGCGCGCATCGGCGGGAGGGGCCGGGGCGTGCGGGTCGCCCTGCTCTACAGCGGCGACGACTGGATCGACTACGCGATCGCCTACTTCGGCGTGCTCAAGGCGGGTGCGACCGCGATGCACGTCAACGACTCGCTGCCGGTGGCGGAACTGGAACGCCGTTTCGCCCAGTGCGAGGTCGTCGGCGTGATCCACGGCGCGCCCATCACCTGGGAGGGCACGGCGGACCGCTGGTCGCTGACCACCGCCGACCTGGACTCCGGGGACCACTCCGCGCCCGAGGTGGACATCCGGCCCGTCGACATCGCCGACATCCTCTACACCTCCGGCACCACCGGGCCCGCGAAGCCGTTCACCAACCCGCACGGCACGCCCACCTACGGGCGCGGGTCGGCCGCGCTGGGCACCTTGGACGACACCGCGCCGCTGCTGGCCCCGATGCCCATGGGCACCACGTCGAGCTCGACGACCGTGGCGGTGCTGGCCACCACCACGCCGTCACCGTTGATCGTCTGTTCACCCGACGACCCCGAGGAGTTGGCCCGCCTGGTGGCCGAGCACGGCTGCGGCACGGTCATCCTCACGCCGTGGACGGCAATCCGGCTGATGGCCATCCGCCCGCACGAGCGCTACGACCTGAGCAGCGTCAAGAGCATCGGCAACGCCTCCGCGCCGATGCCGCCGCGCATCGCCCGGGAGCTGCTGCGAGCGATGCCGAATGCGGTCATCAACAGTGCCTATGCCCAATCCGAGGCGGTACCTGCCATCATGCTGGGCACGGTCGACCCGGACCGGCCGATGTCGGTGGGCCGGGTGGGCCGGGGCACCGAGATGGTGGTGGTGGACGAGCACGGCGATCCCGTGCCCACCGGCGAGCTGGGCGAGATCTGGCTGCGCAGCGAGGCGCCCAAGAGGCTCTACCTCGACCCGGGGCTCAACGAGAAGGTGCACGCCGGTGGCTGGACCCGCACCCGGGACCTGGGGCGGGCCACCGAGGACGGCGAGCTGTTCCTGTTCGACCGCAAGGTGGACGCCATCACGACGTCCGGGCGGCTGGTGTCGTCGCTGGAGGTGGAGGCGGCGGTCTACGAGCACCCGGCCGTGCGCGAGGCGACCGTGATCGGCCTGCCCGACGAGGAGCGGGGGCAGGCGGTGACCGCGGTCGTGGTCCTCGACGGCACCGCGGACGACGCGGAGCTGCTCGGGTTCCTCGCCCGCCGGCTGGAGCCCCACCAGGTCCCGGCCAGGATCCACCGGTTGCCGGCACTGCCCCGCGGCGGCACCGGCAAGGTGCTGAAGTTCGAGTTGCGCCGGACCCTGGCGCGCAATACTCCATACGGCGGGGAATAA